ggcagaggcaagcagatctctgtgagttcaaggacagtctggtcAACAAAGAGAGTCTAGGACACTCAGAACTGTTACACCGAGAAACCCtatctggaaaaacaacaacaaaaatggtaTTCTGCAAGTTGGTCTcagtattctttcttttctctctcctctctatttgagacaagatcttgctacgtagccttggttggcctgaaactcactgccTAGACtaaactggtctcaaactcagagacctgcctgcctctgcccctcaagCTCTGACCACCACCGTCCCATGTCCCATCCTGCTCCTTCTTCACCATCCACTGATGTCAATATTCTTAACTGGCATCCGACTAAACTGTGAAAAGAAAACCTTATGAAGAAAAACAATGGACACAGGGTCAAAGTGTTTGGCTGGGTCTAGTTGGAGTGTATGCTGAATTTTCCTGGGGCTTTAGGACAATTCAAATGAGCAGTATGTGGAACGGCAGGGTTTCACAGCTACTTTTGAAATGATGCATCCCACGCCACATTAAATAATTGAAAACAAGTGCGCCCATCATCTGAGTGGGATGTCAATAGAAACAGCAATAGGGCTGAAAAGGAAACTTCACAAAGGAAATAAGGAGAACTGAGGACAAAGCTTCGccttagagcacttgcctagcatgcccaagGCCGTGGAGGCAAACTCCAGACCACAAAAGCCCCAATCCAAACATAAAAGCCTCAGGAACCATGTCAGGATCCAGAATTGGGAAGGTGCCTTAATGCTAACTCCTACTCCCTCCCCAGCGTCTCCTCCAGGTGGCCTCCTAGCCGTTCCTCGCCCTCCAGGCTCCTCCTCACATCTGCCCCCAAGTTCTTCTCCCCAGCTTTTAGCCCCAACCCAAGCCCAATCCTGACTCCCGTGTGTCTTCCCCAGGTTCCTTTTCTATCCTGGcttctgcctttgtgttttcCACCCCTTCCACCGACTCTCGCAatgccccctctcctccccccaaaCGCCCCTTCTTCCTCCGCCTCTTCAGGCTCCTCCTCTCAATAATCATCCTCTCCTCCCCAGCTCTTTCTTCTCCCGCTCCTTCCCAGCTCTTCCAGTCCACTCATCCTCCCCACTCCAGAGCCTCCCCATCTCCTAGATTATTCCCCAACTACACACTCCCTATTTTCTCGGGACCCGCCTCTCCACTCTTTCCTTATCCTGGATCTTGCTCTTTCTGACCTCTCTTGCCACTTTTTCTGGCTCCTCCTCTCTTCcagctcttcccctctccctttcctctagATCTCCTCTCTCAGCACCCCATCAAAACACAccagttcctcctctctcccagccACCCCTCAACCCCcgcctccccttctcttccccacccctctctgGCCGCTCCTCCACTCCCTCTGGGTCTTTGGCCCCGTCCCACGGAATGATCGATGGGTCCGTCCGCAGGCGGGACCTCGGCGCTCGGCTCGCCACGCCTGCGACGCTGCCATGGAGACGTAGTCGCGGCCTTCTGGCTCCACCCAGGACCTGAATCCCTTGCGTCAGCAGGCCCACGCGTGTCCGCGAGCTCCGGTGACAAAGTCCGCTCCGCTGGAGCTTCCAGGCAGAGGTGACTTTGCTGGGCGCAGAGGCGTGGGGCTTGCATCCTTCTTCCTCCCAGGAGTTCTCTGTTCCATAGCTGAGGAACACGTCTCTCACCAGCGGAGAGGAGACCCTGAGACCACCAACCATCCGTGGGTTATTAAGGGCCCTGCGATTGTCCACCTGCCTCACCCTTCCACTCAGCTCAACTAGCTGCATCCGTGAGTAGCCTCGCTGAACTCTCTGACCCAGAGAGGCTGCTTCTGGTGGCAAGGCCTGTGCTGGGCCTGCCCCTGACTCCCCTCCTGACAGTTTCTTCCCTTTGCAGTGTCACCCTTGGTAGGAGTGGAAGACTGGCTAGAAGAAAGGACCTGAACCAACGCTTAGTTCAGTGGTGTGGGCAGGTCAACCCCTGCTGCCAGAACCCTGAATACATCTTTTTGAGCTCAGCAGTATTGCAGAGGCAGCCTTCCCAGGAGTGGTGTGGAGTCACTGTCAACACTATAGAACTTTCTGTCTGGAATGGCTCTGACATGGCTTCTGAATGGTCAGAGATGTCTTGGATTTTCCTGCCCTCCTGAGGATCTTGCCTATGGAAGGTGGAGTTACCTACGTTCACTATTAAGTTGAACAAGGACTCCTGAACCCAACAGCCATCAGGGTTGTTGGCCAATTAACAAAGCAAATCAGCCAGCTGTTCGTGGCCTAGGAGGAAGCCGGGTGTGCAGGACCTGGGCCTGTGGGATGAGTAGGCGAGTCCCGCTGGCAGAGAAGGCCCTGTCTGAATCCTATGCCCGCCTCCGGTACAGGGACATGTCCTTGCTCAtttggcaacagcaacagcagaagTTGGAGTCTGTACCACCCAGTACATACCTGAGCAGAAGCCGCAGCATGTGGTACTCGCAGTATGGGAATGAGGCCATCTTAGTCCGAGACAAGAACCAGCTTGGGGTCTCTAGGGACACCGGCCAGTCTAGGTTTTGCTCAATCATGTAATTCCAGGGAGAAGACCCTTGATGGCCATAAAGATCAAGTCGTGGTATAAAAACCTAACACCCAAGAATGTCATGCAACCCTTTATTAGTGGCACAGCGGGTACCTAGATGCTCCCCTCACTGCCCAGGCCCAGACCCTGGAAATGCTTCCAAACAAAAGGGAAGCAAGAGAGACCCCCATCTGCTCCTATGAGGCTAATATAGGTCAGGTCCTGGGTAAGGAGGGGACTCTCTTCTTGCAAGGTCCCAGATCTGTCAGCTCACTGCAGTGACATGTGAAAGGGGGCCAGTGACCAATTGGTCTGTATGTCACTGCATTGTGGTAGCATCCACACTGGCCACCAGATGTGGTCTCACACATAGGTACGTCCTCTCAAGTGTGGGGAAGTACTGGAGCCTCTTCTATCAGACTGCAAAGGTACCCATTCAGAGGCAAGCATGGTCCACCCCATGGCTATGCAAATGTGGGGTACGTTTTTGCCAAAACTGAGCTTTCTAAATAAACGTCTTAggacttctccctttctcctttttcttgtgTAAAACCTTACTTGGCTCTCTAAAATGACAGCAATGGCGCCATGACTGCCAAGAGCAAGCCCAGGCCATCGTCTCCTCACTCTGCACTGCATGCTGTCAAACTGCTCGTGAGCACAGACCCTGCCTGATCCTCACAGGACACTTAACTACCATCCAGCTGGCAGATGGCACCTGGCCTGTAACATATGCAAAAGGCGTATCTCACCCATGGCTGTGTTCACTGTGCTGTGCATCTCTTTGCAGATGTGCCTATCTGTGCTACAACTATCAGGACAAGGCACATTCTTCAAACGCTTCATCCAGCTTGGCTAGCTGGAGCCTCCCGAGGAGCCTGGGTTGGACTTTTGTAGTATATTCCTGTAAATGTATAGGAAGCTCATCATATTCTATGGGTTGGTTAACCTGACCTGGGGGCTTAACACTTGGATACTGTTCCAAGTTCCTTAGTTTCTGTCAAGTCTTTCGGTTCAATTGAAGTCCTGCAAGCAAGCTTCGAGCCTATCTGGAATCCCCACCACCCGCTTACACATCGCCCTAACCCAAGGCCATCTGTCAGTTTGCATCAGACCTAGCACACTGGCTTGGAGACAGATCACAGACTACGTCAGGAGCACTTGCGCTGTCTTCAGGCGGCTAGCAGATATGGGTAGCACGTAACCATCAGGCTCCACGTAGGACACTGGGAAGCCACTAAACAGCTTACACTCCAGAATGATGCCATCCGTGCTTAGGAGGCCAGGCCAGTGCTGGAAGACTATGATGAGAAGGGTGTCACCAAGAGTGCCAAGATAGCCTGATCCACTCTGGATGGGATGGCCATCCTCTAGGGCCCAACGTGAACCCCCTCTCCAGGCGTGATACTAATGGCTGTGGCCACCTGGAACTTCTCACTCCACGGCCTACCTTTAGTGAGTAGTATAGGGCTCTTTCTATGTTCTAACCCACATTTCCACTGGGCCCACTACACTTGGAGGCCTAGATCACAAATAACCAGACAGCTGACTGCAGCAAGGGAAAGGTAGAATGGACAAAATGAGACAACCTGAGAAGAAGCTTGACCTCCTCACTTAGGACGGCAGGCAGTCTAAATGAGGACTGCAAAGGACTCTCTGTTCCCTAGCACCATGACAGGACAGCAGCTGCTCAAGCACTCTGTGTGTTCTGTGAAAGGGCACCATCCTTACTGTGTAGTGGGCTGGCCTTAAAGAGCTCGCAGCAGTGAGGACCTCGCCATGCACCCTTACAAAGGCACTGCAGCAAAGAGCACCACACAAGCacaatctttttttccctttctttttattatgaaaacaaaacaaaccccctaGGAGAAAGGTTCATGATTACCAGACACCAGAGTACTTCCTACCGTTTTTTACTCTGTGGTGTTGAGGCCGGCATTGCAAAAAACAAGCTAAACTACTTACAATGGACTCATTTTTCAGTAACTGACATTTACAGGAGTATACTAGAAACGGCACTAAAAAGTTTAAGAAAAGTTACGGTAAACTTGCATGCACATCATACAGAAAAGAAacgttttaaatatatatatatatatagatatatagatatatatataaaaaaggaaaGCTTCTGGAAGTGTTATGCCAGGAGCAGGGACAGTGATGAACAGGACAAAGCTTTAACAGTGGCCTTGCGCTTCCCAAGGGACTGCAAAGGCATGACAGCTGCAGAAggacaaaaccaagaaaaccacACAAGAAAATGTCTCCAGTCTGTAAGCAAGCTGCTGAGCTACCCAGCCTGCGGAGGTCTGAACCGCAGACTCTGCCGAGTGCCCACCCTAGCCTTGCATGTGACCCTTAAGGAAGCCTGTAGGCAGCTGCCCTCCACcttctgcacggggcagtctaaGTCCCTGTAACTCAGAAGGGAATGGCAGCTGCCCTGCAGCCTGGCATTGTGGGGACCGGGGCCCTCCAAAACTCTGAAGACAAAACAACTTTAGTctggacagaaagaaaaaaaagttaaaagcaCCAATGACCAAGGCTGCTCAGTAGGGACCACGGCCACAGGAAAGCCAGACTCTCCACCCCATGCCCAGCTCTGTGCTACACCCCTGCTCTGGAGACAGACTTCACCCCAGGGCTGGGTTCTGCTAGCCCGACAGCTCTCGGGGCACTTGCTCTTTGCATGCCTAGACACTGTGCCTTGCCTAGGCACTGGCTAAGCTGTCAATGGCAGGCCACCACGGAGACCCCACGTGAAGGTCTGTCAGCTTACTCATGTTTATTTCTTACAATCACAGCTTAAATATTCTATTAAAGTTCTGTTTAAAAAATACCTTTGAAAAACAAGGGTAACCTTAAAAAAATGGAACCTTAAAATCCACTTATATCTTTATTATAAACAAAACTGGCTTACAAGTTTAACTGGCTGATAACTCACCAGGCGTCTAGAtatgccagccagccagccagccacttCCCGAGCTTGATACCCACTGCCAGTCCATATCC
This Rattus norvegicus strain BN/NHsdMcwi chromosome 3, GRCr8, whole genome shotgun sequence DNA region includes the following protein-coding sequences:
- the Brd3os gene encoding putative uncharacterized protein BRD3OS translates to MSRRVPLAEKALSESYARLRYRDMSLLIWQQQQQKLESVPPSTYLSRSRSMWYSQYGNEAILVRDKNQLGVSRDTGQSRFCSIM